In Tripterygium wilfordii isolate XIE 37 chromosome 23, ASM1340144v1, whole genome shotgun sequence, one genomic interval encodes:
- the LOC119992842 gene encoding glutaredoxin-C4-like, translated as MASSVASFVFFSLILAYLVEASNPEAAFVKKTISSHKIVIFSKSYCPYCRRAKAVFKELKQSPHVVELDERDDGQDIQDALSKIVGRRTVPQVFINGKHIGGSDDTIDAHESGELAKLLGISVESNDDL; from the exons ATGGCGTCGAGCGTCGCATCGTTCGTTTTCTTCTCTCTGATACTGGCGTATCTTGTTGAAGCATCCAACCCTGAAGCCGCATTTGTCAAGAAGACAATCTCTTCTCACAAGATCGTTATTTTCTCCAAGTCTTATTGCCC GTACTGTAGGAGGGCTAAAGCTGTTTTTAAAGAATTGAAACAATCACCACATGTAGTTGAGCTTGATGAGAGAG ATGATGGCCAAGACATTCAGGATGCACTAAGTAAAATCGTTGGAAGACGGACTGTACCACAAGTTTTCATAAATGGAAAGCATATTGGTGGCTCTGATG ATACCATTGATGCACACGAAAGTGGAGAACTGGCTAAGCTTCTAGGCATTTCTGTTGAGAGTAACGATGATCTTTGA